Within Streptomyces roseirectus, the genomic segment CGGCCACCTCGGGATCGTCCAGATCGCGCGCCGTGCGCGCCAACAGCAGGACGCGCAGGCCCTGTTCGTTGAGGCGTTCGGTCTCCGCGAGGGCGGGGTCGGCCGCCGTCAGCAGGACGTCCGGCGCGCCCAGCAGCCAGGTGCTGGACTCGCCCTCGGCCTCGCCGAAGCTCGCGCCGCTGTACTTGCGGGCGGAGGAGAAGGGCAGCGACTCGGTGCAGCGCCAGCCCTCCGCGGCCGGGTAGGCGTCGATCACGGCCTGCAGCGAGGCGTTGGGACGCGGGTCCGACTCGCCCAGGGCGCCCAGGACTTGGCGCACGTACGGCTCGGCGTAGCCGTCGAGGGCGCGCAGTTCGGTGACGTCCATGCCGCCCTCGGTGAGGGTGCCGGTCTTGTCGAGGCAGACCGTGTCGACGCGGGCGAGCCCTTCGATCGCCGGCAACTCCTGGACAAGGCACTGCTGTCGGCCCAGCCGGATGACGCCGATCGCGAAGGCGATCGAGGTGAGCAGCACCAGCCCCTCGGGGACCATCGGGACGATGCCGCCGATCGTGCGGGCGACGGAGTCCTTGAAGTCGTTCTCCTTGACGACGAGTTGGGTGATGACGAGGCCGATCGCGGCCGGAATCATCATCCACGTCACGTACTTGAGGATCGTCGAGATACCGGTGCGCAGTTCGGAGTGGACCAGCGTGAACCGGGACGCCTCCTCGGCGAGTTGGGCCGCGTACGCCTCGCGGCCGACCTTCGTCGCCCGGAACGCGCCACCGCCGGCCACCACGAAACTCCCCGACATCACCTGGTCGCCGGGGCGTTTGACGACCGGGTCCGCCTCGCCGGTCAGCAGCGACTCGTCGATCTCCAGGCCGTCGGACTCGACGCAGACGCCGTCCACGACGACCTTGTCACCGGGGCCGATCTCGATCAGGTCGTCGAGCACGATCTCCGAGGTGCCGACCTCGACGGCCGCGCCGTCCCGCCGGACCGTCGGCCGCGCCTCGCCGATCACCGCGAGGGAGTCCAGCGTCTTCTTGGCCCGCCACTCCTGGATGATGCCGATCCCGGTGTTCGCGAGGATCACGAACCCGAACAGGCCGTCCTGGATGGGCGCCACGACCAGGGTGATCAGCCAGAGCACGCCGATGATCGCGTTGAACCGGGTGAAGACGTTCGCCCGGACGATCTCCCCGAACGAACGGCTGCTGCGGACCGGGACGTCGTTGACCTCGCCGCGCGCGACGCGCTCCGCGACCTCGGCAGTGGTCAGCCCGCTCGCCGGTGGCGCCGGGGCTACGGGTGCGGCGTCCGCCGCGTCGGTGTGGGCCATGCCAACGACGGTACGTGCGGATCGCCCCGTTCACCCGCCGAAGGCCCCGAAGATCCGACTCGGGTAGGAGGCGTGTAGTGCCCTGGTTGTACGGGGTGTCACCCAGGGGACCGGCCCGGGGCGCCCGTACTGCCCCGGGGGTGCCCGTACTACCCCGGGGGCACCCGTACTACTCGGAGGCCGCCGCCGACTCCTCCTCAAGCGCCGCGTGCCGTTTGATCGCCGCGTCGCGCCTGCGGACGATCCAGGTGCCCAGCAGGCCGAGAGCGCCGCCCGCGAGGCACGTCCACACCCACCACAGATGGCCGTGGTCCTCGTACCACCCGTAGAACGGAAGCTGTACGAGGAAGAGGACGAACCACAGGATCGTGCCGCCGGTGATGGTCGCGACCACGGGCCCCTCCAGGGGCTCCGGCGCCTCGTGCTTCGGGGTCCACTTCGCCATGGCCTTAGCTTACGAGGCGATTACATCTACGCGCGGAGATGGTTGTTTCCGTCGTCATATGTTCATACTGAAACCGATTACACGTGACCGCTTCCAGTCGTAGGAACCACCAAACGATGTCTACCCCGACCACCGGCGCAGTCGACCGCTACTTCAGGATCTCCGAACGCGGCAGCACGCTGTCCCGGGAGGTTCGGGGCGGTTTCGCCACCTTCTTCGCGATGGCGTACATCATCGTGCTCAATCCGATCATTCTCGGAAGCGCGAAGGACATGTACGGGCATCAGCTGGACAACGGCCAGCTGGTCACCGCGACCTGCCTCACCGCCGCGCTCACCACGCTGCTCATGGGCGTCATCGGCAACGTGCCGATCGCGCTCGCCGCGGGCCTCGGCGTCAACTCCGTCGTCGCGCTCCAGCTCGCGCCGCGGATGTCCTGGCCGGACGCGATGGGGATGGTCGTCCTCGCCGGTCTGATCGTCATGCTGCTGGTCGCGACCGGGCTGCGCGAGCGGGTCATGAACGCGGTGCCGTTCGGGCTGCGCAAGGCGATCTCGATCGGTATCGGCCTGTTCATCATGCTGATCGGGCTCGTCGACTCCGGGTTCGTCACCCGCATCCCCGACGTCGCCCGGACGACCGTGCCGCTCCAGCTCGGCACCGGCGGGCACCTTACGGGATGGCCCGTACTGGTCTTCGTGCTCGGCGCGCTGCTCACCCTCGCCCTGATCGTCCGCAAGGTGCCGGGCGCGATCCTCATCTCCATCGTCGCCATGACCGTCCTCGCGATGATCATCGAGGCGGTCGTACACGTGCAGTCCTGGGGTCTGACGACCCCGAAGTGGCCGGGCAACCCCGTAGCCACCCCCGACTTCGGGCTGATCGGCAAGGTCAGCCTTTTCGGTGGGTTCAGCGAGGTCGGCGTCCTGACGGGGATCCTCTTCGTCTTCACCGTCCTGCTGTCCTGCTTCTTCGACGCCATGGGCACGATCATGGGCGTCTCGGACGAGGCGAAGCTGACCGACGCGTCCGGTCAGATGCCGGGGATCAACAAGGTCCTGTTCGTCGACGGCATCGCCGTCGCCGCCGGTGGCGCGACCTCCTCCTCGGCCACGACCTGCTTCGTCGAGTCCACCGCCGGGGTCGGCGAGGGCGCGCGGACCGGCTTCGCGAACCTCGTCACCGGCGCGCTCTTCGCCGTCGCGCTGTTCCTCACGCCGGTCGCGACGATGGTGCCCTCGCAGGCCGCGACGCCCGCGCTGCTCGCGGTCGGGTTCCTGATCCTCGCGGGCTCGGTCAAGGAGATCGACTGGGCCGACCACACCATCGCGATCCCGGCCTTCATCACCATGGTGATGATGCCGTTCACCTACTCCATCACCAACGGCATCGGCATGGGCTTCATCGCCTTCGCCGTCCTGCGCCTGGCGGCGGGCCGGGGCCGGGAGGTGCCGGTGGCGATGTACGTGGTGGCCGCGGTGTTCGGGTTCTACTACCTGATGCCGGCCCTGGGTCTTACCTGAGGTAGTACTTCAGGGCGGGTAGTACCTCAGGGCAGGTAGTACCTCAGGGTCAGGTGAGCCCGTAGAACTTCTCCGTCTCCTCGACGGCGGCCTGGAACCGCTCGTCGAAGTCATCGCGAACGAGCGTCCGGACGACATAGTCCTGGACGCTCATTCCTCTTCTGGCCGCGTGCTGCCGGAGCCGTTCGAGCAGGTCGTGGTCTATTCGCAGGCTGAGCACTGTGGTCCCCATGGGTACGAGGGTCGCGGCACGGTTCGGGGTGATGGGAGGGCTTCTGGGGCCCTGTCACCCGTATGAGTGAAAAAGTGCTGTGGGGGCGGCCAGTGGTGGGTATCACGGGCGGCTCGGCGCGCCCGACTGGTATTTAGCGAGAGTAATGAGTTAGGCTAAGAAACATGCCGGACCTCACCCACGACGACGACGCTGCCGCCGTGAACGACCTCAGATCGGCCGTCATGCGGCTCTCCCGCAGGCTGAAGCACCAGCGGGTCGACGAATCGCTGAGCCCCACCGAGATGTCGGTGCTCGGCACGCTGTCGCGCTGCGGCAGCGCCACCCCGGGCGAACTCGCCCGCAAGGAGCACGTCCAGCCGCCGTCGATGACCCGCATCGTCGCGCTGCTGGAGGCCAAGGGGCTCGTCAGCCTGGAGCCGCACCCCGAGGACCGGCGCCAGAAGGTAGTCACCCAGACCGAGCAGGCCGAAAGCATGCTGGAACAGAGCCGCCGCAAGCGGAACGCGTTCCTCGCCGGCCTGGCGGAAGAGCTCGACGACGACGAGTGGGCGAAGCTCAAGGCCGCCGCCCCCGTGCTGGAGAAGCTCGCGCATCTATAGGCAGGCACAAGGAGGCGAACCGTTTTGAGTTCGGGACCCGGAGCAGACTCCGCACCCGCACCGACCCGTACGACCCCGGAGGGACCTCCGGGGGACACCAGCGGTACCCGTAATACCAGCGGTACCCGTAGTACCGGCAGTCCCCGTAGTACCGGCAGTACCCGTAATACCCGTAGTACCTCCGGCGCCGCCGAGCCGGTTCGCAAGGCGTCGATGTTCAGCTCGCTGAAGGTCCGCAACTACCGGCTCTTCTTCCTCGGCCAGGTCGTCTCCAACATCGGCACCTGGATGCAGCGCATCGCCCAGGACTGGCTCGTCCTCAGCCTCACCGGCTCCGCGACGGCCGTCGGCGTCACCACCGCGCTCCAGTTCCTGCCGATGCTCCTGTTCGGGCTGTACGGCGGCGTCCTGGTCGACCGGCTCCCCAAGCGCCGGACCCTGCTCGTCACGCAGTCGGCGATGGGCCTCGCCGGCGTCGCGCTCGCCGCGCTGACGCTCTCCGGCCACGTCCAGGTGTGGCACGTGTACGTCGCCGCCTTCGCCGTGGGCCTCGCGACGGTCGTCGACAACCCCGCGCGCCAGTCGTTCGTCTCCGAGATGGTCGGCGCGGACCAGCTGCAGAACGCGGTCAGCCTGAACTCCGCGAACTTCCAGTCCGCGCGGCTCGTCGGGCCCGCCGTCGCCGGTCTGATGATCACCGGCGTGGGCACCGGCTGGGCGTTCCTCTTCAACGGGCTCTCCTTCGTCGCGCCGATCGCCGGACTGCTCCTCATGCGCGCGCGTGAGCTGCACGCCGTCGAGCGCGCGCCGCGCGGGAAGGGGCAGTTGCGCGAGGGGCTGCGCTATGTCGCCGGGCGGCCCCACCTGATCTGGACGATCGCGCTGGTCGGGTTCGTCGGCACGTTCGGGTTCAACTTCCCCGTCTACCTCTCCGCGTTCGCCGACGACGTCTTCCACGCGGGCGCCGGGTCGTACAGCCTCTTCAACACGCTGATGGCCGTCGGCTCGCTGGCCGGCGCGCTGCTCGCCGCGCGGCGCGGGACCTCGCGGATGCGGGTGCTGATCGGGGCGGCCGTCGCCTTCGGCGCGATCGAGGTCGTCGCCGCGTTCGCGCCCTCGCTGTGGGTGTTCGCGCTGTTCATGATCCCGCTCGGGATGTTCGGGATGACCGTCAACGTCACCGCGAACACCGGGATCCAGCTCTCCACGGATCCCGCGATGCGGGGGCGCGTCATGGCCCTCTACATGATGGTCTTCCTCGGCGGATCGCCGGTCGGCGCGCCCATCGCCGGCTGGATCACCGACGCGTACGGGGTGCGTGCGGGATTGGCCGTAGGGGGCGCGATCGCCCTCCTGGCCGCCGTCACGATCGGGCTGGTGCTGACTCGTGTCGGCGGGTTCCGATTGTCGTTCGGGTGGCACGGGGGGCATCCGCGGGTGCGGTTCGTGCCTCGGGCCGAGTCGGCGGGGTTGGCCCGAGCGGCTTGAGAGGGGGGCGGGGGCGTACCCGTACTACTTCAGGGGGCGGGGGCGTACCCGTACTACTTCAGAGGTGGCGGGGGTGTACCCGTACGACTTGAGAGGGGCCGCCCCTACCCCGTACGTCCTCCCCGCTCCGGCGCCGGGGCTTCTCAGAGCCGGCGTTCCAGGAGCTGTCCCGGCCACGTGTCGTTCACTGTGAACGCGTGGGTCGGGGTGAAGCCGTTGGCCTCGTAGTAGGCGACGAGTTTGCGGTCGTCACCGGCGTAGCAGTCGACGCGCAGGAGGGAGACGCCCGCGTCGCGGGTCGCGTGTGCGGCGTGGGCGAGGAGGGCGCTGCCGACGCCGGTGCCCTTGAAGCGGCGGTCGCTGGCCAGCCAGTGGACGTAGCGTTCGGGCTCGCCGGGCGGTGGGAGGTGGGCGAGGTAGGCGCCGGGCGCGTCGGTGAGGGTGAGGGTGCCCGCCGGTACGCCGTCCACCTCCGCGATGTACGTCTCGCCCTCGTCCATGTACCGGGCCACCGACTCCACCGTTCCCGGGTTCTGCGAGAGCGGCGTCGACCCCCACTGCCCCGTCCGCCCCTGCGCGGCCAGCCACGCAACGCCGCTGTCGAGCATGGCGAGTATGACGGGGATGTCCCTAGGGGTGCCTTCTCGGATCGCGATCTCCATGCCGGCCATCATGCCGGGCGGGACAATCCCGGGTATGAGACTCTTCGCCGCCGTGCTGCCTCCGGACGACGTCACCGCCGAACTCGCCTCCGTGGTGGACGAGTTGCGCGCGCTGCCGGGTGCTGAGGCGCTGCGGTGGACCGAGCGGGCGGGGTGGCACCTCACTCTCGCGTTCTACGGGGACGTCGACGAGGACACCGTTCCCGAGCTGTCGGCCCGGCTGGAGCGCGCGGCCCGGCGCAGCACGCCGTTCGGACTCGCCGTGCGCGGGGGCGGGCAGTTCGGGCACGGGCGGGTGGTGTGGGCCGGGGTGGCGGGCGAGGTGGCCGAGCTGCGGCTGCTCGCGCAGCGGGCGGAGGCGGCGGGGCGCAGGGCCGGGGTGGAGATGGGGGAGCACCGGCGGTACAAGGCCCATCTGACGCTGGCGCGCGGGCGCGACGCGGTGGACACGGGGCCGTACGCCGACGTCCTCGACCGGTTCGCCGGGCGGACGTGGCGGGTGGGGGAGCTGGCGTTGGTGCGCAGCCACCTGCCGGTGTCCGGGGTGACGGGGGAGCGGCCCCGCTATGAGGTGGCCGGGCGGTGGGCGCTCGGCGGGGCCGGTTAGGCTCGGTGGCGTGGATCCTAAGACCCGGAACCGGATCATGGCCGGTGCGCTTGTGCTGATGTTCGTCGTGGTGGCGGTGGCGGCGGCTGTGGGGAAGTGAAGCGTCGTGGCGTGGCGGGGCCGCGTGCGGTGTGCGGCGGCCCCGCGTCTCCCCTCAGGGGCGTACGACCGGGGAGGTAGGGGGACTGCTCCGAGGTATCCCCCGTCGGCTCCGAGGCCCCCTAGGGTCTGTCGTCGTCTTCCCGTCTGCCGGGGGCGGCTCCAGTACCCGTACTACCTGCCCGTCATGACCCGTACTACCAGGCGAACGCCTCCGGTGACGGGCCCGGCCCCGGGAAGATCTCCTCCAGGCCGGTCAGCAGGTCCTCGCTCAGCTCCAGCTCCACCGCGCGGATCGCCGACTCCAACTGCTCGGCCGTACGCGGGCCGACGATCGGGCCGGTCACGCCGGGCCGGGTGAGGAGCCAGGCCAGCGCGGCCTCGCCGGGGTCGACGCCGTGCTTGTCGAGCAGGTCCTCGTACGCCTGGATCTGGGCGCGGACACCGGCGTCCTTGATCGTGTCGGCGGCACGGCCCTCACCGCGGCGCCCGCCCTGGACGGCCTTCCTGAGGAGCCCGCCGAGCAGCCCGCCGTGCAGCGGCGACCACGGGATCACTCCCAGGCCGTACTCCTGCGCCGCGGGGATGACCTCCATCTCGGCGCGCCGCTCGTAGAGGTTGTAGATGCACTGCTCGCTGACCAACCCGTACGACCCGCGGCGTACGGCCGTCTCGTTGGCCTGGGCGATCTTGTACCCGGGGAAGTTGGAGGAACCGGCGTAGAGGATCTTGCCCTGCTGGACCAGGACGTCGATGGCCTGCCAGATCTCCTCGAAGGGGGTCAGGCGGTCGATGTGGTGGAACTGGTAGAGGTCGATGTAGTCGGTCTGGAGCCGCTTGAGGGAGGCGTCGACCGCGCGGCGGATGTTGGCCGCCGAGAGCTTGTCGTGGTTGGGCCAGGCGTCACCCTCGGCGGCCATGTTGCCGTAGACCTTGGTGGCGAGGACGACCTTGTCGCGGCGAGCGGGGCCACCGGCCGTGAACCAGTTGCCGATGATCTCCTCGGTGCGGCCCTTGCCCTCGCCCCACCCGTAGACGTTCGCCGTGTCGAAGAAGTTGATGCCCGCGTCCAGCGCCGCGTCCATGATCGCGTGGCTGTCGGCCTCGTCTGTCTGCGGACCGAAGTTCATCGTGCCGAGGACCAGTCGGCTGACCTTGAGTCCCGTGCGTCCGAGCTGCGTGTACTTCATGGTCCTCAAGCCAACGACTTCGAGTGGACTCGAAGCAAGCGACTTCTGAGTACTACGGGATCTACGGGTCTGCTATCTAGAAGTTAGTGCTTTCCTGTGGTTAGTATCGGGGTCGAGATCTCAGCTTGAAAGTTCAAGCTGGCTCCGCACTGGAAGGAAACGCCGTGACCCCCACCACGTCCGCCCGCCGCACCCTCGCCGCGGTGCTCGCCGCCGCCGCGCTGACGGTCACCGCCGCCGCGGTGCCCGCCGTCGCCTCGCCGTACGACCGGCCCGCGCACGCGTCCGTCGACTCGCCGTTCCGGCTCGCGTACCAGAAGGACGTCGCCGTCCGCGTCCTCAAGGGTGTCTTCGAGCGGGGGGACGGGGCCGTCGTCGACCGCTACGTGCGCGCCGACTACATCCAGCACAACCCGTTCGCGCCCGACGGCGCCGAGACGCTGAAGAACCTGGGCGCGTCCGTGCACCAGCAGTTCCCCGACGCCAAGTACGACGTCAAGAGGGTCATCTCCGAAGGGGACTTGGTCGTCGTCCACTCCAACGTGGTGATGACGCCCGGGAGTCGGGGCAGTGCCGTCTTCGACATCTTCCGGTTCCAGGGCG encodes:
- a CDS encoding HAD-IC family P-type ATPase — encoded protein: MAHTDAADAAPVAPAPPASGLTTAEVAERVARGEVNDVPVRSSRSFGEIVRANVFTRFNAIIGVLWLITLVVAPIQDGLFGFVILANTGIGIIQEWRAKKTLDSLAVIGEARPTVRRDGAAVEVGTSEIVLDDLIEIGPGDKVVVDGVCVESDGLEIDESLLTGEADPVVKRPGDQVMSGSFVVAGGGAFRATKVGREAYAAQLAEEASRFTLVHSELRTGISTILKYVTWMMIPAAIGLVITQLVVKENDFKDSVARTIGGIVPMVPEGLVLLTSIAFAIGVIRLGRQQCLVQELPAIEGLARVDTVCLDKTGTLTEGGMDVTELRALDGYAEPYVRQVLGALGESDPRPNASLQAVIDAYPAAEGWRCTESLPFSSARKYSGASFGEAEGESSTWLLGAPDVLLTAADPALAETERLNEQGLRVLLLARTARDLDDPEVAVGVEPAALVVLEQRLRPDAADTLRYFAEQNVQAKVISGDNAVSVGAVAGKLGLSGSAVDARQLPAAQQEMAESLDENTVFGRVTPQQKREMVAALQSRGHTVAMTGDGVNDVLALKDADIGVAMGSGSEATRAVAQIVLLNNSFATLPSVVAEGRRVIGNITRVATLFLVKTVYSVLLALLVVCWQVEYPFLPRHLTLLSTLTIGVPAFFLALAPNKERARPHFVRRVMRYSIPGGVIAAVATFVTYLMARHYYTGADALDAETSAATLTLFLVSMWVLAIVARPYTWWRILLVATMGLAFLVVLAVPWLQHFFALKLVGTTMPWIAVGIAVAASAVLEVAWRWVDRRYPA
- a CDS encoding DUF2530 domain-containing protein, which codes for MAKWTPKHEAPEPLEGPVVATITGGTILWFVLFLVQLPFYGWYEDHGHLWWVWTCLAGGALGLLGTWIVRRRDAAIKRHAALEEESAAASE
- a CDS encoding NCS2 family permease; its protein translation is MSTPTTGAVDRYFRISERGSTLSREVRGGFATFFAMAYIIVLNPIILGSAKDMYGHQLDNGQLVTATCLTAALTTLLMGVIGNVPIALAAGLGVNSVVALQLAPRMSWPDAMGMVVLAGLIVMLLVATGLRERVMNAVPFGLRKAISIGIGLFIMLIGLVDSGFVTRIPDVARTTVPLQLGTGGHLTGWPVLVFVLGALLTLALIVRKVPGAILISIVAMTVLAMIIEAVVHVQSWGLTTPKWPGNPVATPDFGLIGKVSLFGGFSEVGVLTGILFVFTVLLSCFFDAMGTIMGVSDEAKLTDASGQMPGINKVLFVDGIAVAAGGATSSSATTCFVESTAGVGEGARTGFANLVTGALFAVALFLTPVATMVPSQAATPALLAVGFLILAGSVKEIDWADHTIAIPAFITMVMMPFTYSITNGIGMGFIAFAVLRLAAGRGREVPVAMYVVAAVFGFYYLMPALGLT
- a CDS encoding ribbon-helix-helix protein, CopG family, producing the protein MGTTVLSLRIDHDLLERLRQHAARRGMSVQDYVVRTLVRDDFDERFQAAVEETEKFYGLT
- a CDS encoding MarR family winged helix-turn-helix transcriptional regulator — translated: MPDLTHDDDAAAVNDLRSAVMRLSRRLKHQRVDESLSPTEMSVLGTLSRCGSATPGELARKEHVQPPSMTRIVALLEAKGLVSLEPHPEDRRQKVVTQTEQAESMLEQSRRKRNAFLAGLAEELDDDEWAKLKAAAPVLEKLAHL
- a CDS encoding MFS transporter, which produces MFSSLKVRNYRLFFLGQVVSNIGTWMQRIAQDWLVLSLTGSATAVGVTTALQFLPMLLFGLYGGVLVDRLPKRRTLLVTQSAMGLAGVALAALTLSGHVQVWHVYVAAFAVGLATVVDNPARQSFVSEMVGADQLQNAVSLNSANFQSARLVGPAVAGLMITGVGTGWAFLFNGLSFVAPIAGLLLMRARELHAVERAPRGKGQLREGLRYVAGRPHLIWTIALVGFVGTFGFNFPVYLSAFADDVFHAGAGSYSLFNTLMAVGSLAGALLAARRGTSRMRVLIGAAVAFGAIEVVAAFAPSLWVFALFMIPLGMFGMTVNVTANTGIQLSTDPAMRGRVMALYMMVFLGGSPVGAPIAGWITDAYGVRAGLAVGGAIALLAAVTIGLVLTRVGGFRLSFGWHGGHPRVRFVPRAESAGLARAA
- a CDS encoding GNAT family N-acetyltransferase — encoded protein: MEIAIREGTPRDIPVILAMLDSGVAWLAAQGRTGQWGSTPLSQNPGTVESVARYMDEGETYIAEVDGVPAGTLTLTDAPGAYLAHLPPPGEPERYVHWLASDRRFKGTGVGSALLAHAAHATRDAGVSLLRVDCYAGDDRKLVAYYEANGFTPTHAFTVNDTWPGQLLERRL
- the thpR gene encoding RNA 2',3'-cyclic phosphodiesterase, which codes for MRLFAAVLPPDDVTAELASVVDELRALPGAEALRWTERAGWHLTLAFYGDVDEDTVPELSARLERAARRSTPFGLAVRGGGQFGHGRVVWAGVAGEVAELRLLAQRAEAAGRRAGVEMGEHRRYKAHLTLARGRDAVDTGPYADVLDRFAGRTWRVGELALVRSHLPVSGVTGERPRYEVAGRWALGGAG
- a CDS encoding aldo/keto reductase produces the protein MKYTQLGRTGLKVSRLVLGTMNFGPQTDEADSHAIMDAALDAGINFFDTANVYGWGEGKGRTEEIIGNWFTAGGPARRDKVVLATKVYGNMAAEGDAWPNHDKLSAANIRRAVDASLKRLQTDYIDLYQFHHIDRLTPFEEIWQAIDVLVQQGKILYAGSSNFPGYKIAQANETAVRRGSYGLVSEQCIYNLYERRAEMEVIPAAQEYGLGVIPWSPLHGGLLGGLLRKAVQGGRRGEGRAADTIKDAGVRAQIQAYEDLLDKHGVDPGEAALAWLLTRPGVTGPIVGPRTAEQLESAIRAVELELSEDLLTGLEEIFPGPGPSPEAFAW